Proteins from a genomic interval of Chitinophagales bacterium:
- a CDS encoding CHAT domain-containing tetratricopeptide repeat protein translates to MKETLIEAHNLLQSAINYLQTADYKNCISAATNAAKVFENHQQWKDFVQIKNILIKSHFELLQYEKAKQQLEELKQHIPSKLANDSEAAVDYFNNWGDYFQVKNDFSQALSYYQNAYNIRQVLCGENTPEMADSYNRIGRIWGQKGEFEKELSCYRKALNISQKNWGDVNPFTAKGYQNMAGVYGVKGDYDTQLIYLQKALNICTQSLDIPDLTTASVLDSIGRSYAMKEDFHKALKFHRKALTIREKLLSEFHQHLADSYFHIAYCLQSLQQFEEALEEYKKSRRIREKMFGRNDASVAACYNNMGVCFGHLRMFFRQFDYHQKALEILLKIFGIHHHEVAFTYNQLGNCWQRRNFHVQALQQFQFALISLVDGFESANIYHNPRLKNYVVTFELLNAFSNKAVSLLQYYQENSRSKKDLRRAMVTFQVALELIDQKRHSFQSEHSKLDLINRFMPVYEGAIQTALELHRLEGSWQYLRAAFTLAEKGKSILLLSSIKDLEAKGIANIPTALMIEEKELRQQIVNLEKSIYQEQSIEEQANELRMSKLQNHLFDYQQKYRDLIENLEQQYPAYYQLKYEFEVLDVKELQETLQRENENNAHATSAKVLEYFVGEENIYIFLITAETLQYYIVAKPEGFEKMVRKMVKTINQLHRQKFIQIAHQLYQLLFPLPLHKELQINISNDCNKLYIIPDASLFYLPFEALLFEETNSKRASYSNLPYLIQRFAISYHYSTTLLYNSLQKRQENVAPSYVGFAPVYGSDPSKISSNRGAGEINNEVGYAAAPKVLEESLPAGTLQTCINREYQSVGVSRAVKIDGKIYHELVHTEEEVKAVQQLFRGRGFAADGYFHEDASIPNFLQQIAHCKFIHIAAHGIFNKKYPEYSGIVFSVPKDGNTQDAVFYIADAYSLQLQADLVVLSSCESGIGKLSKSEGMMAMNRALLYAGSNNVIFTLFKVYDESASRLTYLIFEGIVNHQLSYSQALQCAKQELIKEEMATPKSWSGFVLLGG, encoded by the coding sequence ATGAAGGAAACGCTCATAGAAGCACACAATTTACTACAATCTGCTATCAACTACTTACAAACTGCTGACTACAAAAACTGCATTTCAGCTGCTACAAATGCTGCAAAAGTTTTTGAAAATCATCAGCAATGGAAGGATTTTGTCCAAATCAAAAATATATTAATTAAATCTCATTTTGAATTACTGCAATATGAAAAAGCGAAGCAACAATTAGAAGAATTGAAGCAGCATATTCCTTCAAAATTAGCGAATGATTCAGAAGCAGCAGTAGATTACTTCAATAACTGGGGAGATTATTTTCAAGTAAAAAACGATTTCTCTCAAGCACTTTCCTATTATCAAAATGCCTATAATATTCGCCAAGTTTTATGTGGTGAGAATACTCCCGAAATGGCAGATAGTTACAATCGAATAGGGCGAATATGGGGTCAAAAAGGTGAGTTTGAGAAAGAATTATCTTGCTATCGTAAGGCTCTGAATATTAGTCAAAAAAACTGGGGCGATGTCAATCCTTTCACTGCAAAGGGTTATCAAAACATGGCTGGCGTTTATGGGGTAAAAGGTGACTACGATACCCAACTGATATATCTTCAAAAGGCACTCAATATTTGTACTCAATCTCTGGACATTCCAGACCTTACTACGGCATCCGTTTTGGACAGTATAGGGCGTTCGTATGCCATGAAAGAAGACTTTCATAAAGCCCTAAAATTTCACCGCAAAGCACTGACAATTAGAGAAAAACTTCTTAGTGAATTTCACCAGCATCTTGCTGATTCCTACTTTCACATTGCTTACTGTTTGCAATCCCTCCAACAGTTTGAAGAAGCCCTTGAAGAATACAAAAAATCTCGCCGAATCCGTGAAAAGATGTTTGGTAGAAACGATGCTTCCGTTGCTGCTTGCTACAACAACATGGGCGTTTGTTTTGGTCATTTGCGGATGTTTTTTCGACAATTTGACTACCATCAGAAAGCACTGGAAATTCTCCTCAAAATCTTCGGCATTCACCACCATGAAGTCGCTTTCACCTACAATCAATTGGGCAATTGTTGGCAACGCAGAAACTTTCACGTCCAAGCTTTGCAGCAGTTTCAGTTTGCCCTCATTAGCTTAGTAGATGGTTTTGAATCCGCCAATATTTACCACAATCCTCGCCTAAAAAATTATGTGGTGACTTTCGAGTTGTTAAATGCTTTTAGCAACAAAGCTGTATCCTTACTTCAATATTATCAAGAAAATAGCCGTTCTAAAAAAGACTTACGGCGAGCGATGGTTACATTTCAGGTAGCACTCGAACTGATTGACCAAAAACGCCACAGTTTTCAATCCGAACACTCCAAACTCGATTTAATCAACCGCTTTATGCCTGTCTATGAAGGAGCGATACAAACAGCTTTGGAATTGCATCGTCTGGAGGGATCTTGGCAATATCTTCGTGCTGCTTTTACGCTTGCCGAAAAAGGAAAATCCATCCTTTTGCTTTCTTCCATCAAAGATTTGGAAGCCAAAGGGATCGCCAATATTCCTACTGCATTGATGATAGAGGAAAAGGAGCTGCGGCAACAAATCGTGAACCTCGAAAAAAGTATTTATCAGGAACAATCCATTGAAGAACAGGCAAATGAGTTGAGAATGAGTAAGCTGCAAAATCATTTGTTTGATTACCAGCAGAAATACCGTGACTTGATAGAAAATTTGGAGCAACAATATCCTGCTTATTATCAGCTCAAGTATGAATTTGAAGTATTGGATGTTAAGGAATTGCAGGAAACATTGCAGCGAGAAAATGAAAACAACGCTCATGCCACATCCGCTAAGGTATTGGAGTATTTTGTAGGCGAAGAAAATATTTATATTTTTCTAATCACTGCCGAAACGTTACAATACTACATCGTTGCGAAGCCAGAGGGTTTTGAAAAAATGGTGAGAAAAATGGTAAAAACCATTAATCAACTGCACCGCCAAAAATTTATTCAAATTGCCCACCAATTGTATCAACTGCTTTTTCCCTTGCCGCTTCATAAGGAACTGCAAATCAATATTTCCAATGATTGCAATAAGCTCTATATCATCCCCGATGCGTCTCTTTTTTACCTTCCTTTTGAAGCTTTATTGTTTGAAGAGACCAACAGTAAAAGAGCCTCTTACAGCAATTTACCCTATTTGATTCAACGGTTTGCGATTAGTTATCACTATTCTACAACCTTGCTTTACAATAGTTTACAAAAAAGACAGGAGAACGTTGCGCCCAGTTATGTAGGTTTTGCTCCTGTTTATGGAAGCGACCCATCAAAAATTTCATCAAATCGAGGGGCTGGTGAAATCAATAATGAAGTGGGTTATGCCGCCGCTCCCAAAGTGCTGGAAGAATCTCTTCCTGCTGGAACACTTCAAACATGCATTAATCGAGAATATCAATCAGTAGGTGTTAGTCGTGCGGTTAAAATTGATGGTAAAATCTACCACGAATTGGTACACACGGAGGAAGAAGTGAAGGCTGTGCAACAACTTTTTCGGGGCAGAGGCTTTGCGGCTGATGGTTATTTTCATGAAGATGCTTCGATTCCCAATTTTCTACAACAAATCGCCCACTGCAAATTCATACACATTGCAGCACATGGCATTTTCAACAAAAAATATCCCGAGTATTCGGGCATTGTTTTTTCAGTTCCCAAAGATGGCAATACACAAGATGCGGTATTTTACATCGCCGATGCCTATTCTCTTCAATTGCAGGCAGATTTGGTGGTATTAAGTAGTTGTGAAAGTGGAATTGGCAAATTGTCAAAAAGTGAAGGAATGATGGCCATGAATCGGGCATTGCTGTATGCAGGGTCTAACAACGTGATTTTCACGCTATTCAAAGTCTATGACGAGTCTGCTTCTCGGCTTACGTACTTGATTTTTGAAGGAATCGTAAACCACCAGCTTTCTTACTCTCAAGCTCTTCAATGCGCCAAACAGGAGCTGATAAAAGAGGAGATGGCTACTCCAAAATCTTGGTCAGGCTTTGTATTGTTGGGAGGTTGA
- a CDS encoding response regulator transcription factor — MSSKIAILLADDHPIVREGLRTIIETQVDFEVVGEASNGVEAVEMVSNAVHKIDVLLLDLEMPLMDGVEVIHVLQQKSFLTKVIVFTVFDTDERIMSAIKAGAKGYLLKGASRKEIFEAIRVVHSGGSLLQPVVASKLMQHISDGIEKPSLRELEVLKWMAKGLKNKQIAVELFISERTVKFHVSAILSKLGAKNRTEAVQIAVKRGFVDL, encoded by the coding sequence ATGTCTTCTAAAATTGCCATTTTACTCGCTGATGACCACCCAATTGTACGTGAAGGATTGCGGACAATTATCGAAACTCAAGTTGATTTTGAAGTAGTTGGCGAGGCTTCTAATGGTGTTGAAGCGGTAGAAATGGTGTCCAATGCAGTCCATAAAATAGACGTTCTTTTGTTGGACTTGGAAATGCCTTTGATGGATGGTGTTGAAGTGATTCATGTGCTGCAACAAAAATCATTTCTAACAAAAGTAATTGTGTTCACTGTTTTCGATACGGATGAACGCATCATGAGTGCCATCAAAGCGGGAGCAAAAGGGTATTTGTTGAAAGGCGCATCGAGGAAGGAAATTTTTGAAGCGATTCGAGTCGTACATAGTGGGGGTTCTTTGCTGCAACCTGTGGTTGCGTCCAAATTGATGCAGCACATCAGTGATGGAATCGAGAAACCTTCTTTGCGTGAATTGGAGGTATTGAAGTGGATGGCTAAAGGTTTGAAAAACAAACAGATTGCAGTAGAATTGTTTATTTCAGAAAGGACGGTGAAGTTTCATGTCAGCGCAATTTTGAGTAAGTTGGGCGCAAAAAACCGAACGGAAGCTGTACAGATTGCCGTGAAACGGGGGTTTGTGGATTTGTAG
- a CDS encoding sulfite exporter TauE/SafE family protein encodes MELWTAFMIGLVGSFHCVGMCGPIAMALPYRSSSKFRSVSNVLLYNAGRILTYTTLGLLVGIVGRGISLSGYQQWMSILLGIGLFFIGLFSLNIESQVLKINWIHQLTMKVKAILGKLLQSPRPQSLFTIGVLNGFLPCGFVYVGLAGSVISNSLLNSALYMTLFGIGTVPLMLTTTLASSFLSLSLRRNIQKMIPFFMLFFAVLFILRGMNLGIPYVSPHLSSEEVKLIICH; translated from the coding sequence ATGGAACTCTGGACAGCATTTATGATAGGTTTGGTAGGAAGTTTTCACTGCGTTGGCATGTGTGGACCGATTGCTATGGCATTGCCTTATCGCTCGTCCAGTAAATTTCGCTCCGTTTCTAATGTGTTGTTGTACAATGCTGGACGCATTCTAACTTACACTACTTTAGGCTTATTAGTAGGGATTGTTGGACGAGGTATTTCTTTGTCGGGTTACCAGCAATGGATGTCTATTCTGTTGGGTATTGGTTTGTTTTTCATCGGCTTGTTTTCGCTTAATATCGAAAGCCAAGTATTGAAAATCAATTGGATACATCAATTAACTATGAAAGTAAAAGCAATTTTAGGCAAATTGTTACAAAGTCCTCGTCCTCAATCCTTATTCACCATCGGTGTCCTCAATGGTTTCTTACCTTGCGGCTTTGTCTATGTCGGATTGGCAGGTTCAGTTATCTCCAATAGCCTGCTCAATAGTGCTTTGTATATGACCTTGTTTGGCATTGGCACTGTTCCCTTGATGCTCACAACCACCCTTGCGAGTAGCTTCCTCAGCCTTTCTTTGCGGCGCAACATTCAAAAAATGATACCCTTTTTTATGCTATTTTTTGCAGTATTGTTCATTCTTAGAGGCATGAACTTGGGAATACCCTATGTAAGCCCACATTTGAGTTCGGAGGAAGTAAAATTGATTATTTGCCATTAA
- a CDS encoding FixH family protein, whose amino-acid sequence MSWGYKITFLYIGFVAMILTMVVMSLRQDIQMVTDDYYEKEQDYTVQVQNSFNSESLSTRLQINYQANDKSLQLQFPQDFAGIEGEVEFYRPSNANKDFQVKIAVDSSNLQLVNTSDLIVGLWKVKVKWKANGKSFFDEKQVVIN is encoded by the coding sequence ATGAGTTGGGGATATAAAATCACTTTTTTGTACATCGGTTTTGTAGCAATGATTTTGACAATGGTGGTTATGAGTTTGCGGCAAGACATACAGATGGTGACAGATGATTACTACGAAAAGGAGCAGGATTATACTGTACAGGTACAAAACAGCTTCAACAGCGAATCTTTGTCCACCCGTCTTCAGATAAATTATCAAGCCAATGATAAAAGCCTTCAATTGCAGTTTCCACAGGATTTTGCAGGTATTGAAGGAGAAGTAGAATTTTACCGACCTTCTAATGCAAACAAGGATTTTCAGGTGAAAATCGCAGTCGATAGCAGTAATTTACAATTGGTCAATACCAGTGATTTAATAGTTGGTTTGTGGAAGGTAAAGGTAAAGTGGAAGGCAAATGGAAAGTCGTTTTTTGACGAGAAACAGGTGGTTATTAATTGA
- a CDS encoding 4Fe-4S dicluster domain-containing protein, giving the protein MGNKMSNVTEEEAFRDSISTVDKSGKRNWIYPKMQKGQFYKYRTYVSFVLLALLFGMPFVKVNGQPLLLFNILERKFIIFGLTFWPQDFHLFVLAMLVGIVCIVLFTVVYGRLFCGWACPQTIFMEMVFRKIEYWIEGDATKQKLLTNAPWSSEKLKKRIAKHSIFYVIAFLISNTFLAYIIGIDELFKIITDPPSQHITGLSLILLFSFVFFFVFAYMREQICLVVCPYGRLQGVMLDRDSIVVHYDFERGEPRGKIKKKKETSTPTAKKPSHQAFKIGADGVELQSQAAIAEPELGDCIDCGLCVRVCPTGIDIRNGTQLECINCTACIDACDEIMEKVDRPKGLIRYASYNNIVDKTQFRFTPRIIAYTSVLVILATVLTFFLATRSDFETTILRAAGVMYQEVDENTLSNLYNVEMVNKTIKELPVSFKITSPPNAILKLIGQKQSLVVPEQGIEKGAFFIELPKSEVKGHKNKVVIEVYSGERLIDRVKTNFVGPIK; this is encoded by the coding sequence ATGGGAAACAAGATGAGCAATGTGACAGAGGAGGAGGCTTTTCGGGATTCGATTAGCACGGTGGATAAATCGGGCAAGCGAAACTGGATTTACCCTAAAATGCAGAAAGGTCAATTTTACAAGTATCGAACTTATGTGAGCTTTGTGTTATTGGCTTTGTTGTTTGGAATGCCTTTTGTCAAGGTAAATGGACAACCCCTACTGCTCTTCAATATTTTGGAGCGCAAATTTATTATTTTTGGACTGACCTTTTGGCCCCAAGATTTCCATTTATTTGTCTTGGCAATGTTGGTCGGCATTGTTTGTATTGTTTTGTTTACAGTTGTTTACGGGCGATTGTTTTGTGGTTGGGCCTGTCCCCAGACCATTTTTATGGAGATGGTTTTTCGGAAGATTGAATATTGGATTGAAGGAGATGCGACCAAACAAAAACTACTGACGAATGCGCCGTGGAGTTCCGAAAAACTCAAAAAACGCATTGCCAAACACAGTATTTTTTATGTCATTGCTTTTTTGATTAGCAACACCTTTTTGGCGTATATCATTGGAATAGATGAACTTTTCAAAATCATTACCGATCCTCCAAGTCAGCACATTACAGGTCTGTCACTCATCCTATTGTTTTCATTCGTGTTTTTCTTTGTCTTTGCCTACATGCGGGAGCAAATTTGCTTGGTTGTGTGTCCTTATGGACGATTGCAGGGGGTGATGTTGGATAGGGATTCGATTGTAGTGCATTACGATTTTGAAAGAGGTGAACCGAGAGGAAAAATTAAAAAGAAAAAAGAAACATCTACTCCTACTGCAAAAAAACCTTCTCATCAAGCCTTCAAAATAGGGGCAGATGGTGTAGAACTTCAATCACAAGCTGCAATAGCCGAACCCGAATTGGGAGATTGTATTGACTGTGGATTGTGCGTAAGGGTTTGTCCAACAGGCATTGACATCCGCAATGGCACACAATTGGAGTGCATCAACTGTACGGCGTGTATTGACGCTTGTGACGAAATCATGGAGAAGGTGGATCGCCCCAAAGGTTTGATTCGCTATGCTTCTTACAACAACATTGTCGATAAAACTCAGTTTCGTTTTACACCTCGCATCATTGCCTATACAAGTGTTTTGGTGATTTTGGCAACAGTTTTGACCTTCTTTTTGGCAACCCGTTCTGATTTTGAAACCACGATTTTGCGGGCAGCAGGAGTGATGTATCAGGAAGTCGATGAAAATACCTTGAGCAACCTCTACAATGTGGAAATGGTCAACAAAACCATTAAGGAACTTCCCGTTTCCTTCAAAATCACCTCGCCGCCCAACGCTATCCTCAAATTAATTGGTCAAAAACAAAGCTTGGTTGTACCTGAACAGGGTATTGAAAAGGGGGCATTTTTTATTGAATTACCTAAATCAGAAGTGAAAGGGCATAAAAACAAAGTGGTCATTGAAGTATATTCTGGTGAACGTTTGATTGATAGGGTTAAGACGAATTTTGTAGGGCCTATAAAATAG
- a CDS encoding cbb3-type cytochrome c oxidase N-terminal domain-containing protein produces MKDTFFKMIGFVALLLFNGSYLRAASMAEKTDNGFFGFGAMSPAEQLTLTLGLTALIVILIALWVLDRSVKVIARELRKDYLKAQGFDLEVIEAKEEAKKAAQPTFWERLNDRLTDAVPITEEKEIMFAHSYDGIRELDNKLPPWWVGLFYGTIIFGIAYVFHYHFLGTGNLQKAEYQIAMQEAAVAKKAYLAKMADLVDENTVTLLTDESALSKGASIYTANCVACHGVNGEGGVGPNFADQYWLHGGDIQSIFKTIKYGVPAKGMISWQSQLKPADMQAVASYIYQFEGTNPPNGKAPQGEIFIRESGESVPDSTNVQAVDSTLQTQLLK; encoded by the coding sequence ATGAAAGATACATTCTTCAAAATGATAGGTTTTGTGGCTTTGCTTCTTTTCAATGGGAGCTATTTGCGAGCCGCTTCAATGGCAGAAAAAACGGACAATGGTTTCTTTGGTTTTGGGGCAATGAGTCCTGCCGAACAATTGACTTTAACCCTAGGTTTGACGGCATTGATTGTCATACTGATAGCATTGTGGGTGCTGGATCGTTCGGTAAAAGTCATTGCTCGTGAACTTCGAAAAGATTACCTCAAAGCACAAGGTTTTGATCTCGAAGTGATAGAAGCAAAAGAAGAGGCTAAAAAGGCAGCACAGCCAACGTTCTGGGAGCGACTCAACGATCGTTTGACCGATGCTGTTCCGATTACAGAGGAAAAGGAAATCATGTTTGCCCACTCTTATGATGGCATCCGAGAGCTGGACAATAAATTGCCGCCGTGGTGGGTAGGCTTGTTTTACGGTACGATAATATTTGGAATTGCCTATGTTTTTCACTACCACTTTCTCGGAACAGGTAACTTGCAGAAAGCAGAATATCAGATTGCTATGCAGGAAGCGGCAGTGGCAAAAAAAGCCTATTTGGCAAAAATGGCCGATTTGGTGGATGAGAATACCGTCACTTTATTGACAGACGAAAGCGCACTCTCAAAGGGTGCTTCAATTTATACCGCCAATTGTGTGGCTTGTCATGGAGTAAATGGCGAAGGAGGTGTAGGCCCTAATTTTGCAGATCAATACTGGCTGCATGGGGGAGATATTCAAAGTATCTTCAAAACTATCAAGTATGGTGTTCCTGCAAAAGGTATGATTTCGTGGCAATCGCAGTTGAAGCCTGCAGATATGCAAGCAGTAGCGAGTTATATTTACCAGTTTGAAGGTACAAATCCTCCAAATGGTAAAGCTCCACAAGGTGAAATTTTTATTAGAGAAAGCGGTGAAAGCGTGCCTGATTCTACGAATGTGCAAGCAGTAGATAGCACGCTACAAACCCAATTGCTAAAGTAG
- the ccoN gene encoding cytochrome-c oxidase, cbb3-type subunit I translates to MSQLERFYYDNVSVRNFTYATILWGFVGMLVGFILTLQLIFPELNLGIAQTSFGRLRPLHTNAAIFAFVGNGIFAGVYYSLQRLLKARMWSDKLSSIHFWGWQLIIVAAAISLPLGYTSGKEYAELEWPIDIAITLIWVVFGLNMMMTIFKRRESHLYVAIWFYIATWVTVAMLHIVNSMELPFDWFKSYSVYAGVQDALVQWWYGHNAVAFFLTTPYLGLMYYFVPKAANRPVYSYRLSIIHFWALIFMYIWAGPHHLLYSSLPDWAQTLGTVFSIMLIAPSWGGMINGLLTLRGAWDRVRNEPTLKFMVVAITAYGMATFEGPMLSFKNVNAMSHFTDWTIAHVHIGTLGWNGFLTFGMFYWLIPRIFKTKLYSTKLANVHFWIGTMGILFYAIPLYWAGFTQSLMWKQFTPDGFLQYPNFLETVTQILPMYMMRSLGGGLYLTGFTIMIYNIFKTVKSGSLVENEAAEGLPREVIMAQTHKDGHWHQWIEKRPAQMLVFSLIAVAIGGLIELVPTFMVESNVPKIASVKPYTPLELQGRDIYVREGCYTCHSQMIRPFRSETERYGEYSKSGEFVYDHPFQWGSKRTGPDLHRIGGKYPDAWHYNHMLDPQSMSPGSIMPQYPWLLVDDLDISTTPAKIRAMQTLGVPYPEGYDQIANDDLKKQAEEIVQTLKESKIETVSNKEIIALIAYLQRMGTDIKKVK, encoded by the coding sequence ATGAGTCAATTAGAACGATTTTATTATGACAATGTATCGGTTCGCAATTTTACGTATGCGACCATATTATGGGGATTTGTGGGGATGTTGGTAGGGTTTATCCTGACCCTACAATTGATTTTTCCCGAATTAAACTTGGGTATAGCCCAGACAAGTTTTGGACGTTTACGACCGCTTCATACCAATGCAGCTATCTTTGCATTTGTAGGAAATGGCATTTTTGCAGGAGTCTATTATTCTTTGCAGCGACTCTTGAAGGCTCGAATGTGGAGTGACAAACTCAGTTCGATTCACTTTTGGGGATGGCAGTTGATTATTGTAGCTGCCGCCATTAGTTTGCCTTTGGGTTATACTTCGGGTAAGGAATACGCCGAATTGGAGTGGCCGATTGACATTGCGATTACGCTGATTTGGGTGGTTTTTGGTCTTAATATGATGATGACCATTTTCAAACGCCGAGAGAGTCATCTCTATGTGGCGATATGGTTTTACATCGCTACTTGGGTCACAGTCGCTATGTTGCACATTGTAAATAGCATGGAGTTGCCTTTTGATTGGTTCAAAAGTTACTCAGTCTATGCGGGGGTGCAAGATGCTTTGGTTCAGTGGTGGTATGGTCACAATGCGGTGGCATTCTTCCTAACAACTCCTTATTTGGGACTGATGTATTACTTCGTTCCGAAAGCTGCCAATCGTCCTGTATATTCTTACAGACTATCTATTATTCACTTTTGGGCTTTGATATTCATGTATATATGGGCAGGGCCTCACCATTTATTGTACAGTTCTCTTCCCGATTGGGCACAAACACTTGGTACCGTTTTCTCTATTATGTTGATTGCACCTTCTTGGGGAGGAATGATCAATGGATTACTCACCTTGCGGGGTGCTTGGGACAGGGTGCGAAATGAGCCTACTTTGAAGTTCATGGTCGTTGCCATTACTGCTTATGGTATGGCAACATTTGAAGGGCCAATGTTGTCCTTCAAAAATGTAAACGCCATGAGTCACTTCACCGACTGGACAATTGCACATGTTCACATAGGCACTTTGGGCTGGAATGGATTTTTGACCTTTGGAATGTTCTATTGGTTGATTCCCAGAATCTTCAAAACCAAACTCTATTCGACCAAACTGGCAAACGTGCATTTTTGGATTGGTACAATGGGCATTCTTTTTTATGCCATTCCTTTGTATTGGGCAGGTTTTACCCAAAGTTTGATGTGGAAACAATTCACACCTGATGGTTTCCTTCAATACCCTAATTTCTTGGAAACAGTCACACAGATTCTGCCGATGTATATGATGCGTTCCTTGGGTGGCGGTTTGTATTTGACTGGATTTACCATCATGATTTACAACATCTTCAAAACCGTGAAATCAGGCAGTTTGGTAGAAAATGAAGCGGCAGAAGGTTTGCCAAGAGAAGTTATCATGGCACAAACACATAAAGACGGTCATTGGCATCAATGGATTGAAAAACGACCTGCTCAAATGTTGGTTTTCAGTTTGATAGCTGTTGCGATTGGAGGACTTATTGAGTTGGTTCCGACTTTTATGGTCGAAAGTAATGTACCAAAAATAGCAAGTGTGAAACCTTATACGCCTCTCGAATTGCAGGGTAGAGATATTTATGTACGAGAAGGGTGTTATACTTGTCACTCTCAAATGATTCGCCCATTCCGTTCGGAGACAGAGCGGTATGGTGAATATTCCAAGTCTGGGGAGTTTGTGTATGATCATCCTTTCCAATGGGGTTCTAAGCGAACAGGGCCTGACCTCCATAGAATTGGCGGCAAATACCCTGATGCTTGGCACTACAACCACATGCTGGATCCTCAGAGCATGTCACCTGGTTCTATCATGCCACAATATCCATGGTTATTAGTTGATGATTTGGATATCTCAACTACACCGGCTAAAATCCGAGCCATGCAAACATTGGGTGTGCCGTATCCTGAAGGCTATGACCAAATCGCAAATGATGACTTGAAGAAACAGGCGGAGGAAATTGTCCAAACATTGAAGGAATCAAAGATTGAAACGGTGAGCAATAAGGAAATCATTGCATTGATTGCCTATTTGCAGCGAATGGGAACAGATATTAAAAAGGTAAAGTAG
- the ccoS gene encoding cbb3-type cytochrome oxidase assembly protein CcoS, which produces MSAFYLLIIISIIIAFGFLLVFLWAVKSGQFDDDYTPSVRILFEEEIETTVEES; this is translated from the coding sequence ATGTCAGCATTTTATCTACTCATCATTATCAGCATCATCATAGCCTTTGGTTTTCTACTGGTCTTTTTGTGGGCGGTAAAAAGCGGACAGTTTGATGATGATTATACACCTTCGGTACGAATACTATTTGAAGAAGAAATTGAAACAACCGTAGAGGAATCTTAA
- a CDS encoding DUF1223 domain-containing protein has product MPTNLQKTLVFITSLAAIFGLIFTQTQESIHSNHSAQTISNSAPIATSSESNTNAIEATIEPIAVVELFTSQGCSSCPPADRVLRELIEEGKQTGKRIYGLSFHVDYWNYLGWKDPYSKTDFSDRQRHYNQHLKSRGSYTPQMIVNGVSEFVGSKREYANQELAYALKTPAKIEIEITDLQLDKTKNQLQFECQLTGDCKSCKVNIAAVESNLKDAVKRGENSGRTLQHDNVVRAFHTQGFEASDKVILDLPKGMDFEESAVIVYVQEGKYSRIVGAIGQEFTADVNSR; this is encoded by the coding sequence ATGCCAACGAATCTTCAAAAAACACTCGTATTCATTACCTCTTTAGCGGCCATTTTTGGCTTGATTTTCACCCAAACACAGGAGTCTATCCACTCCAATCATTCAGCGCAAACAATCTCTAATTCAGCCCCAATCGCCACATCCTCAGAGTCGAATACAAATGCCATTGAAGCAACAATAGAACCCATTGCAGTTGTTGAGCTATTTACCTCACAAGGTTGCAGCAGTTGCCCACCTGCCGACCGAGTTTTGAGGGAACTCATTGAAGAAGGCAAACAAACGGGCAAACGCATTTATGGACTATCGTTTCATGTGGATTATTGGAATTATTTGGGTTGGAAAGATCCATACAGTAAGACAGATTTTTCTGATAGACAGCGACATTACAACCAACACTTGAAAAGTCGAGGAAGCTATACGCCTCAAATGATTGTGAATGGCGTGTCGGAGTTTGTGGGGTCAAAACGAGAATACGCCAATCAAGAGCTTGCTTATGCCTTGAAGACACCTGCAAAAATAGAGATTGAAATTACTGACCTTCAATTGGACAAAACCAAAAATCAATTGCAGTTTGAATGTCAATTGACTGGCGATTGTAAGAGCTGCAAAGTGAACATTGCAGCAGTGGAGAGCAATCTCAAAGATGCGGTGAAAAGGGGTGAAAACAGTGGCCGTACATTGCAGCACGACAATGTGGTGCGGGCTTTTCACACGCAAGGTTTTGAGGCTTCGGATAAGGTGATATTGGATTTGCCGAAAGGGATGGATTTTGAAGAGTCGGCGGTGATTGTGTATGTACAGGAAGGGAAATATAGTCGAATTGTTGGTGCGATAGGACAAGAATTTACTGCTGATGTCAATAGTAGGTAA